One genomic segment of Hordeum vulgare subsp. vulgare chromosome 2H, MorexV3_pseudomolecules_assembly, whole genome shotgun sequence includes these proteins:
- the LOC123430677 gene encoding putative glycine-rich cell wall structural protein 1, which yields MAKKVQVIAMLLALNLLFFTFANATGPCPPSGGSGGGGGGSGGGGGGNCNGGNCGGGGNGGGGNCGGGNCGGGGNGGGGNVGGGNGGGGNGGGGNCPGGGNCGGNGGGGNDGGGNGGGGNGGGGNGGGGNGGGGNGGGGNSTQCPLDALKLGVCANVLGGLLNLTLGSPPVQPCCTLIQGLADLEAALCLCTTLNLNLLGINLRLPIALSLVLNNCGRNVPSGFQCPN from the coding sequence ATGGCGAAGAAAGTGCAAGTGATAGCCATGCTCCTGGCCCTGAACCTTCTCTTCTTCACCTTCGCCAACGCCACTGGTCCCTGCCCACCTAGCGGGGGCAgcggcgggggaggagggggcaGCGGGGGCGGGGGAGGCGGCAATTGTAATGGCGGGAACTGTGGTGGGGGCGGAAACGGTGGGGGCGGCAATTGTGGTGGCGGGAACTGTGGTGGGGGCGGAAACGGTGGTGGTGGGAATGTTGGAGGCGGAAACGGTGGTGGTGGCAATGGTGGAGGCGGAAACTGTCCGGGAGGCGGAAACTGTGGCGGGAACGGTGGCGGTGGGAATGATGGCGGTGGGAATGGTGGTGGCGGTAACGGTGGCGGTGGGAATGGTGGCGGTGGGAATGGTGGCGGCGGGAACGGTGGTGGTGGAAACAGCACCCAGTGCCCGCTGGATGCGCTGAAGCTGGGGGTGTGCGCGAACGTGCTCGGCGGGCTGCTGAACCTGACTCTGGGGAGCCCGCCGGTGCAGCCGTGCTGCACGCTGATCCAGGGGCTGGCGGACCTGGAGGCGGCGCTGTGCCTGTGCACGACGCTGAACCTCAACCTTCTGGGCATCAACCTCCGCTTGCCCATCGCCCTCAGCCTCGTCCTCAACAACTGCGGCAGGAACGTCCCCTCCGGCTTCCAGTGCCCCAACTGA